In Streptococcus parauberis NCFD 2020, the sequence CTTTATCGCAACGTCTAACCACTCTTAGTGAACGGTTAGATCAACTAGAAGAGAAAAAAGATAAAACTTTCCTCTCAAAATGGAAAAAATAGAAAGAAGAAAACTATGAGTTTAAAAAATACTGATATCGCAGTGAAGAATTGGGAAGAAAAAGATTACCAATTAGTCGAGGTTCAAGAATGGTTTGAATACAAAGGGAATGACCGTGAACATGCTGGTTGGAAATATGTTATTGTCTTACCTCGCTTACGTTATGAGAAAGTTGCTGTTAAAGTTCCAAACCCAAACGGTGAAGTTCCTTTGATTTCAAGTGAAAAATTAGCTGAATTAGGATCTGCTACTGTTACCTTTACTAATCTTAATGTTGGTATGTATACACGTACTGCCAAAAATTCCGAATTTGTCTCGCTAGAGTTAAGCGCAAAGGCAGATGGGATTTCATTAGCTAAGGAACCTGCTAAATAATCAAAGATTTTTCATGTGAGTGCGGAGAGTTCACTCACTACGAGCGAGACGACAAAGTCATAGCTCGTAAGGGAGTGAGAAACGTGTCCGCATGAACAACAATGGAAAATCTTAGATTGATTTTGTAAAGAGTTTTCTAGGATTTAATTTGCCCAATGTTCAATTATGACGGGCACACCATTCAGGGCTTGTCGACAGAATGGTGTGTAACCCAATAATACCAATGATTTCAGCGATTTTCGAAAAATCAAGAATCCTTGAAAATATTGGGCAAATTGATGGGTAAATTAATGGGCAAATTAAACTAATTTGCCCAAGAATAATAAAAAAATTCATTAGAAAGGAGTCAAATGAGCCGAAAAAGAACAACAACTTATATCTTTGAGCAACAATTACATGCGGAATATTGGGATTGGGAAGATGATAAAAAGGCATTATTTTCCAATTGGGAGAGGAATAAGACAAAAATCTTCCAAGAAATTCATCGTCGGATTAAAACCCTTGAAGAAGACATTCCAGCAAAGGTCGCTTTTATTGTTCATGATAAAGATATCAAGTATGGTATTAAGCCAGTAGAGCCTCATATCCATGCTTATATTGAATTTGCCAGTCGTAGAGACTTATCTGTATTAGCTAGTACTCTTGGTCTCTTACCACAATATATTGAACCTAGTGGTCAAGGGAAATATGGTAAGGTAAATTCCAAAGCTTATTTAATTCACGCAAAGAGTCCTGATAAACATCAGTATGCTCCTAGCGAAGTGGAAACTTTTGGAACATTTGACTACGTGGCCTTCATTGAGGATAACAGAGCAGACTTTTCGAAGCGCTATGCTGTTGCCAAAAGAGAAAAATCAGACGAAAGTCTGGATAAAGTATTTCAAGAAATTATCAATGGTAATCTAACAGAAGATGACATCTTTGCGGACGAAGAGTTAACCTTTCTTTGGTCTTATAATCAAACAAGACTTGATGAAGCTTTTAGAGCTTATGGCAAGATAGCTTCTAAACGAACCTTAAGGGAGTTAGAGAATGGTGAGTTCAAGCCAACAATTATTTATGTGCATGGTTCCTCTGGAATTGGAAAAACAACACTAGCACTTGAAGTGATTGAAGAAATTATCAAGAGAGCTAAAGAACAAGGTCTCAACTGGAAAATGTACAGTGCTGGTGCTAAGAATATTTTTGATGAGTATTTTGGTGAAGAGGTTATTCTTTTAGATGACCCAAGGTCTGATAGCTTATTGCCAGCAGACTGGTTAAAACTTTTAGATCCTTTAAACAAGTCTTACCTATCTGCGCGCTATAAGAATAAATTGGTTATTGGTCGACTGATTGTGATTACCAATTATCAGTCTCTTAAGTCTTTCTTTGGAAAGATTCAAAATGAAGATTTAAACCAGTATATCAGACGGTTTAATAACGTTCTAGAGATTTCTAAGAAAAAAGGAAATCACGACAAAGAAAAAGATAGATTTTATAATCTATCAGAAGTTAAAGAATTGAGCTATAACGATTATTACCAAATGGGATATGATCAAGAGATTCAATTACACTTTGGGGAAGAAGATATCTATTGCACTGACAATAAAGCAGATTTTATTAATCGTGTTTTAGATGAACATATTCTTCCTCGCATTTTACCACAAATAAAAAAGCGTCCCCAAAATCCCGCTAGAGAAAAAGGAAACGCTTAGGACAAGCCGAGGAGCTGGAACTCCTCAACCTGTCCTTAATTATACCATAGTTATTAAGGAGAATACACATGATAGCAACCGTAACAAAAGATGATTTAGTAGCCTTAGGTTTTTCAGAAGGAACCTCACGTTCCATTATTCGTAAGGGGAAACACCTCCTCGTTCAACGTGGCTTCTATGTTTATGACAATAAACGGATTGGAACTATACCTGCAACAATTGCGGAGGAATTATTAGATTTAAAACTAACTTCCAAGGTATAAAGCCATGGCAGTACGTAAAGCAAAGAATGGGACTTGGACTGTTGATGTTTCTGGCGGAATAGATCCTGTAACTTTTAAAAGAATTCGTATAGTTAGAAAAGGACTAAAAAGCAAAAAAGATGCTATTGAGTTGGAGTATCACTTAAGAGTTGTTGAATTAAAAGAAAAGAACAGAGACACATTTGTAACTAGTGA encodes:
- a CDS encoding Rep family protein, with translation MSRKRTTTYIFEQQLHAEYWDWEDDKKALFSNWERNKTKIFQEIHRRIKTLEEDIPAKVAFIVHDKDIKYGIKPVEPHIHAYIEFASRRDLSVLASTLGLLPQYIEPSGQGKYGKVNSKAYLIHAKSPDKHQYAPSEVETFGTFDYVAFIEDNRADFSKRYAVAKREKSDESLDKVFQEIINGNLTEDDIFADEELTFLWSYNQTRLDEAFRAYGKIASKRTLRELENGEFKPTIIYVHGSSGIGKTTLALEVIEEIIKRAKEQGLNWKMYSAGAKNIFDEYFGEEVILLDDPRSDSLLPADWLKLLDPLNKSYLSARYKNKLVIGRLIVITNYQSLKSFFGKIQNEDLNQYIRRFNNVLEISKKKGNHDKEKDRFYNLSEVKELSYNDYYQMGYDQEIQLHFGEEDIYCTDNKADFINRVLDEHILPRILPQIKKRPQNPAREKGNA
- a CDS encoding DUF3173 family protein, producing MIATVTKDDLVALGFSEGTSRSIIRKGKHLLVQRGFYVYDNKRIGTIPATIAEELLDLKLTSKV